A window of Myxococcales bacterium contains these coding sequences:
- the nusB gene encoding transcription antitermination factor NusB has product MTEPAESPSSARHRAREVALQTLFAMDLQNRPRRLEPKTDALEGEEPKLDAPPPTIAKTSPASASEVFDGVAEHFEMPHAARDFALELVVQVVAHCEGLDEIVSNHAKNWRISRMAIVDRNILRLATFELAHTETAAAIVLNEAVELARRYGSDESPPFVNGVLDAVARKVRSGEFA; this is encoded by the coding sequence ATGACGGAGCCAGCGGAATCGCCGTCCAGCGCGCGCCATCGGGCGCGAGAGGTCGCCCTGCAAACTCTTTTCGCGATGGATCTCCAAAACCGACCCCGACGACTGGAGCCTAAAACTGACGCGCTCGAAGGTGAGGAACCCAAGCTCGATGCTCCTCCTCCCACCATCGCGAAGACATCCCCCGCGAGTGCGTCCGAGGTATTCGACGGGGTCGCCGAACATTTCGAGATGCCGCACGCGGCCCGGGACTTCGCCCTCGAACTCGTGGTTCAAGTTGTCGCACACTGCGAAGGGCTCGATGAGATCGTGTCCAACCACGCCAAGAATTGGCGAATTTCGCGCATGGCGATCGTCGATCGCAATATTCTGCGCCTTGCTACCTTCGAACTTGCCCATACCGAAACGGCCGCAGCCATCGTGCTGAATGAGGCGGTCGAATTGGCCCGGCGCTATGGCAGTGACGAGTCGCCGCCGTTCGTCAACGGAGTGTTGGACGCAGTGGCCAGAAAAGTGCGCTCAGGGGAGTTCGCATGA
- a CDS encoding 6,7-dimethyl-8-ribityllumazine synthase — translation MKTYPVNLDATGLQLAVVVARFNHMISTRLLQGCSETFCELGGRLEDLHVAWVPGAFEIPQAARMLAQSGRYNAIVTLGSVIRGGTPHFDYVCNGVTDGVREVMRDTGVPVSFGVLTVNDIDQAMDRAGGCEGNKGADVTRAAVEMANLCPSLAKAPPSEDV, via the coding sequence ATGAAGACCTATCCCGTGAACCTCGATGCTACGGGTCTGCAGCTTGCGGTCGTGGTTGCGCGTTTCAATCACATGATCAGCACTCGTCTGCTGCAGGGGTGCAGCGAGACCTTCTGTGAATTGGGGGGGCGACTCGAAGACTTGCACGTCGCGTGGGTTCCCGGCGCCTTCGAGATCCCCCAGGCCGCGCGGATGCTCGCCCAGAGTGGCCGCTACAACGCCATCGTGACCCTCGGCTCGGTGATTCGCGGGGGCACGCCGCACTTCGATTACGTGTGCAACGGAGTGACGGATGGGGTGCGAGAAGTGATGCGCGACACCGGCGTTCCGGTGTCGTTTGGGGTTCTCACCGTAAACGACATCGACCAGGCGATGGACCGCGCAGGTGGCTGCGAGGGGAACAAAGGTGCGGATGTGACCCGTGCCGCGGTCGAAATGGCGAACCTATGTCCTTCCCTGGCCAAGGCACCCCCATCGGAGGACGTATGA
- the ribD gene encoding bifunctional diaminohydroxyphosphoribosylaminopyrimidine deaminase/5-amino-6-(5-phosphoribosylamino)uracil reductase RibD: protein MRFALAKARRASGRTFPNPAVGAVVIRGDQVLGRGATQPYGGPHAEVMALRAATRRAGAAAVRRATLAVTLEPCCFTGQTGPCTEAILAAGIRRIFVGCRDPHPRMRGRGIAKLRRAGVNVEVGVLEADCIEQHRGFFSLCKRGRPFVTLKLATTLDGRIATAAGESRWITGSASRELVHRLRAQSDAVMVGSGTALVDDPELSARLRGRVVHRPVRVLVDSKLRVSPKSKLYAGLLPEAERESAVFQTWVLCRARARGRAAIAATGARLIDVRTTSRHLDLGAALDRLGEAGLTTLLVEGGGELAAALLRADLIDEIHWIQAPILIGSDGRSAIGALSLDRLRDAVVLDDVVVRRSGDDLHIRARVRGAKG, encoded by the coding sequence ATGCGATTCGCCCTTGCGAAGGCGAGGCGGGCCTCCGGACGCACCTTTCCGAACCCCGCGGTAGGTGCGGTCGTCATTCGCGGTGACCAGGTGCTCGGCCGCGGTGCCACCCAACCCTATGGCGGGCCCCACGCCGAAGTCATGGCGCTGCGCGCAGCGACCCGACGCGCAGGTGCGGCGGCAGTGCGCCGTGCCACCCTCGCCGTGACTCTCGAACCCTGTTGCTTCACCGGTCAGACCGGACCGTGCACAGAGGCCATCCTCGCCGCAGGCATTCGCAGGATATTTGTGGGATGCCGAGACCCCCACCCACGGATGCGCGGGCGCGGCATCGCGAAGCTTCGTCGCGCAGGCGTAAACGTCGAGGTCGGCGTGCTCGAAGCCGACTGTATCGAGCAACACCGAGGATTCTTCTCGCTGTGCAAGCGGGGGCGTCCCTTCGTCACCCTGAAGTTGGCCACGACCCTCGACGGTCGGATTGCCACTGCGGCCGGGGAGTCGCGCTGGATTACCGGAAGCGCTTCCCGCGAGCTGGTTCACCGCCTGCGGGCGCAAAGCGACGCAGTCATGGTCGGATCGGGAACCGCGCTTGTGGATGACCCCGAGTTGTCGGCTCGTCTGCGGGGGCGGGTTGTTCATCGACCCGTTCGGGTGCTCGTCGATTCGAAGTTGCGCGTGTCGCCCAAGTCCAAGCTTTACGCCGGACTGTTGCCGGAGGCCGAGCGAGAATCGGCCGTTTTCCAGACCTGGGTGTTGTGCCGCGCACGAGCCCGCGGTCGCGCGGCAATTGCCGCGACCGGAGCGCGATTGATCGATGTGCGTACCACGAGTCGCCACCTCGACCTGGGCGCGGCCCTCGATCGCCTGGGGGAGGCGGGGCTGACGACGCTTCTAGTAGAGGGGGGAGGCGAACTGGCCGCAGCGCTGCTCCGCGCCGATCTGATAGACGAGATACACTGGATCCAGGCCCCGATTTTGATCGGTTCCGACGGCAGGTCGGCGATCGGAGCGCTTTCGCTCGATCGGTTGCGCGACGCCGTTGTCCTCGACGACGTCGTCGTGCGCCGAAGCGGGGATGACCTCCACATCCGGGCCCGGGTTCGTGGGGCGAAAGGATGA